Proteins from a single region of Belliella baltica DSM 15883:
- a CDS encoding urocanate hydratase, which produces MTFQESIIQGIPTTLPSKKKPDPNFSHAPKRKDILSIEEKKLALRNALRYFPKAWHPELAKEFFEELKEHGRIYMYRFMPEYDIYARSISEYPAQTQQAAAIMLMIQNNLDPAVAQHPQELITYGGNGAVFQNWAQYLLTMQYLSEMTEEQTLHMYSGHPMGLFPSSKDAPRVVVTNGMMIPNYSKPDDWEKYNALGVTQYGQMTAGSYMYIGPQGIVHGTTITVMNAFRKKLGAEVNPNGKVFLTAGLGGMSGAQPKAGNIAGCITVCAEVNPKAAHKRHEQGWVDELIENLKDLILRVKKAQKNKEIVSIAYLGNVVDVWEKFDEENILIELGSDQTSLHNPWAGGYYPAGLDFEEANEMMSNDPEQFKSKVQESLRRQAAAINKHVAKGTYFFDYGNAFLLEASRAGADVMAENGVDFRYHSYVQDILGPMCFDYGFGPFRWVCTSGLSKDLEKTDQIAAKILKEMIDASPEEIQQQMKDNIKWIEEAGKNKLVVGSQARILYADAEGRIKIAQAFNKAVESGEISAPIVLGRDHHDVSGTDSPFRETSNIYDGSKFTSDMAIHNVIGDSFRGATWVSIHNGGGVGWGEVINGGFGMLLDGSEDAERKLQSMLFYDVNNGITRRAWARNEEALFAIKREMERTPGLKVTIPEMVDDDLLSF; this is translated from the coding sequence ATGACCTTCCAAGAATCTATAATTCAAGGCATCCCCACTACCCTTCCTTCCAAAAAGAAGCCTGATCCTAATTTTTCTCATGCTCCCAAGCGCAAGGACATCTTAAGTATTGAAGAAAAAAAACTTGCATTGAGGAATGCGCTTCGGTATTTCCCAAAAGCTTGGCATCCAGAATTAGCGAAGGAATTTTTTGAAGAATTAAAGGAACATGGGAGAATATACATGTATCGATTTATGCCAGAGTACGATATCTATGCTAGGTCTATTTCGGAATATCCAGCACAAACCCAACAGGCAGCGGCAATTATGTTGATGATCCAAAACAACCTAGACCCGGCTGTAGCGCAACATCCTCAGGAATTGATTACTTATGGAGGTAATGGAGCTGTCTTTCAAAACTGGGCTCAATACCTACTCACTATGCAATATTTGTCCGAAATGACCGAAGAGCAAACGCTCCATATGTATTCAGGACATCCGATGGGGCTTTTCCCTTCTTCCAAAGATGCACCAAGAGTGGTAGTTACTAATGGCATGATGATCCCAAATTATTCCAAACCTGATGATTGGGAAAAATACAATGCATTAGGAGTAACACAATATGGTCAGATGACAGCTGGCTCCTACATGTACATTGGTCCACAAGGAATTGTGCATGGTACCACTATTACGGTAATGAATGCATTTAGAAAGAAACTTGGTGCAGAAGTAAACCCAAATGGGAAAGTGTTCCTTACAGCAGGTTTAGGTGGAATGTCTGGTGCTCAGCCAAAAGCTGGAAATATTGCAGGTTGTATCACAGTTTGTGCGGAAGTGAATCCTAAAGCTGCTCACAAAAGGCATGAACAAGGCTGGGTGGATGAATTGATTGAAAATTTGAAAGATTTGATCCTTAGGGTAAAGAAGGCACAGAAAAATAAAGAAATAGTATCCATAGCTTATTTAGGAAATGTGGTAGATGTGTGGGAGAAATTTGATGAAGAAAATATTCTAATAGAACTCGGTTCTGATCAGACATCCTTACATAATCCTTGGGCTGGAGGTTATTATCCCGCAGGTCTGGATTTCGAAGAAGCCAATGAAATGATGTCGAATGACCCTGAACAATTTAAAAGCAAAGTTCAGGAATCACTCCGAAGACAGGCTGCTGCAATTAATAAACATGTTGCTAAAGGAACCTACTTCTTTGATTATGGCAATGCATTTCTACTTGAAGCGTCACGAGCAGGTGCTGATGTCATGGCAGAAAATGGCGTTGATTTTAGATATCATTCTTATGTTCAGGATATCTTAGGACCGATGTGTTTTGATTATGGTTTTGGTCCTTTTAGGTGGGTTTGTACGTCTGGACTATCAAAAGATCTAGAAAAAACAGATCAGATAGCTGCTAAGATACTTAAAGAAATGATAGACGCCTCTCCCGAAGAAATCCAACAACAAATGAAGGACAATATCAAATGGATAGAGGAAGCGGGTAAAAACAAATTGGTGGTAGGTTCTCAGGCGAGAATTCTGTATGCTGATGCAGAAGGTCGGATCAAGATCGCTCAAGCTTTCAACAAAGCAGTGGAGTCAGGCGAAATATCAGCGCCCATTGTACTTGGCAGAGACCATCATGATGTAAGCGGTACCGATTCCCCTTTCCGTGAAACCAGCAATATCTACGATGGCAGTAAGTTCACTTCTGATATGGCCATACACAATGTGATTGGCGATAGTTTTCGAGGTGCAACTTGGGTTTCTATCCACAATGGCGGTGGTGTAGGATGGGGAGAAGTAATCAATGGTGGTTTTGGAATGCTACTCGACGGCTCTGAAGATGCAGAGAGAAAATTACAATCCATGCTTTTCTATGATGTCAACAATGGAATTACCAGAAGAGCTTGGGCAAGAAATGAGGAAGCCTTATTTGCGATCAAAAGAGAAATGGAAAGAACCCCTGGACTAAAAGTTACGATTCCTGAAATGGTGGATGATGATTTGTTGAGTTTTTAA
- a CDS encoding 6-bladed beta-propeller codes for MRKGLFIAVIFILTYCSQKNSDQKDLQVSLDQIRFSTFEMQEFTGLLPDELVEERSFVLLENDQAGSEIFNIDKLIRRNGNYYVLDWAYKSILIFDDSGKFIKRFNLSGEGPGKYSRISDFDVDISGKLYVLDATLKKLFVYDGDFRFRKDFRLGFDAEKIIYLEEGGFLFALSPWNGLGYDGYRFVKTDFELKVQETWMKFDDHVDQNFVFDFGFTLSDVIVFNRPIENDIFIFSRDGNFERIVKMDFEQFNVPDNVRRDLETFMPKLSDFRFLNKFAAKTPNNFILTVGYGLTSNRNLILDTQSNKGFIEKPLALSDDIGNLRSMFLTFSFIDSNDLVSYIHPDRVDAAKSIGLPDHVIAHLKEEGYVLCVDRLR; via the coding sequence ATGCGTAAGGGTTTATTTATTGCCGTAATTTTCATTTTGACCTATTGTTCCCAGAAAAATAGTGATCAAAAAGATTTACAGGTAAGTCTAGATCAAATAAGGTTTTCAACTTTTGAAATGCAGGAGTTTACTGGCTTGTTGCCGGATGAATTGGTTGAAGAGAGAAGCTTTGTTCTATTGGAAAATGACCAAGCAGGAAGTGAAATTTTCAATATTGATAAATTGATCAGAAGGAATGGTAATTACTATGTGTTGGATTGGGCTTACAAAAGCATCCTAATATTTGATGATTCTGGAAAATTCATCAAACGATTTAATTTGAGTGGAGAGGGCCCGGGGAAATATAGTAGGATAAGTGATTTTGATGTGGATATTTCCGGTAAGCTATATGTTTTGGATGCTACTTTGAAGAAACTGTTTGTGTACGATGGGGATTTTAGGTTCCGGAAAGACTTTAGATTAGGTTTTGACGCAGAAAAAATCATATACTTGGAAGAAGGAGGATTTCTTTTTGCTTTGTCTCCTTGGAATGGTTTGGGTTATGATGGGTATAGATTTGTTAAAACTGACTTTGAACTGAAAGTACAAGAGACCTGGATGAAATTTGATGATCATGTGGATCAGAATTTTGTTTTTGACTTTGGATTTACCCTATCTGATGTCATCGTATTTAACAGACCCATAGAAAATGATATCTTTATTTTTTCCCGTGATGGAAACTTTGAGCGAATAGTTAAGATGGATTTTGAGCAATTTAATGTACCCGATAATGTCAGGAGAGATTTGGAAACATTTATGCCAAAGCTTTCGGATTTCCGTTTCCTCAATAAGTTTGCGGCAAAGACACCAAACAATTTTATCCTTACCGTTGGGTATGGCCTTACATCCAATAGAAACCTTATCTTGGATACCCAATCCAACAAGGGATTTATAGAAAAACCACTAGCATTGTCAGATGACATTGGTAACTTAAGGAGTATGTTTCTTACATTTTCATTTATTGACAGCAATGATCTTGTGAGTTATATCCATCCAGACCGAGTAGATGCAGCGAAGAGCATTGGTCTGCCTGATCACGTTATAGCGCATTTGAAAGAAGAAGGGTATGTGCTTTGCGTGGATAGGTTGCGATGA
- the hutI gene encoding imidazolonepropionase: MQTIKHTLIGPIRQAVTMTGLPLKGALKDEQLDIISEAGILIKNDRIHQVGNYWDLYPEAQSIGAEMISLKGDFVALPGLVDCHTHICFGGSRAQDYAMRNAGKSYLEIAKSGGGIWDTVSQTRKASLEKLAQLTVLRANRHLKDGITTIEVKSGYGLSVEEELKMLRAIKLANENTIADLIPTCLAAHIPPKDFQGTNKDYLKSIADEVFSILKTEGLSNRIDAFIEETAFTSDDIQSYFQKAKEMEFDITVHADQFRTGGSKVAVDFGSISADHLEASSEKEIQLLAESNTIAVALPGASIGLGVSFTPARKLLDAGVSLAIASDWNPGSAPMGDLLMQASVLGTFEKLSNAEVLAGITFRAAAALGIKNRGTLEFGKLADIILFPTDDYRDITYQQGRLKPTIIIKNGVRI; the protein is encoded by the coding sequence ATGCAAACCATCAAACATACCCTTATCGGACCCATTCGCCAAGCAGTTACTATGACAGGACTTCCCTTGAAAGGAGCGCTTAAAGATGAACAGCTGGACATCATTTCTGAAGCAGGCATCCTGATCAAAAATGACCGCATCCATCAGGTCGGTAACTATTGGGACCTGTATCCCGAAGCTCAATCAATCGGTGCCGAGATGATATCCTTAAAAGGTGATTTTGTGGCATTACCTGGATTGGTTGATTGCCATACGCATATTTGCTTTGGAGGTAGTCGTGCACAAGATTATGCGATGCGCAATGCGGGGAAATCCTACTTAGAAATTGCTAAATCGGGAGGAGGGATTTGGGATACAGTCTCCCAAACTCGGAAAGCAAGTTTAGAGAAATTAGCACAACTGACTGTTCTACGTGCCAATAGACACCTAAAAGATGGAATCACGACGATTGAAGTTAAAAGTGGTTATGGTTTATCCGTCGAAGAGGAACTCAAAATGCTTAGAGCGATCAAACTCGCAAATGAAAATACAATAGCTGATTTGATTCCAACTTGCCTAGCTGCACATATTCCTCCAAAAGATTTTCAAGGCACAAATAAAGATTATTTAAAGTCAATAGCTGACGAGGTTTTTTCAATCCTCAAAACAGAAGGATTATCCAATCGGATCGATGCATTTATAGAGGAAACAGCTTTCACATCCGATGATATCCAATCTTATTTTCAAAAAGCCAAAGAAATGGAATTTGACATCACAGTACATGCTGATCAGTTCCGTACCGGAGGATCAAAAGTAGCTGTTGACTTCGGTTCCATTTCCGCTGATCATTTGGAAGCAAGTTCTGAAAAAGAAATACAATTACTGGCTGAATCAAACACAATAGCTGTAGCATTACCAGGAGCTTCAATTGGTTTGGGAGTGTCATTTACTCCAGCCAGAAAACTACTCGATGCGGGTGTATCATTAGCCATCGCCTCCGACTGGAATCCAGGATCTGCACCGATGGGAGATTTGCTCATGCAAGCCTCTGTTTTGGGTACTTTCGAAAAGCTAAGCAATGCAGAAGTATTGGCAGGAATTACTTTTCGAGCCGCTGCAGCTTTAGGAATAAAAAACCGAGGAACGCTTGAATTCGGGAAGCTTGCAGATATTATCCTTTTCCCAACAGATGATTATCGAGATATTACTTATCAGCAAGGGAGATTGAAACCAACAATAATTATTAAAAATGGAGTTAGGATTTGA
- a CDS encoding MarR family winged helix-turn-helix transcriptional regulator, whose protein sequence is MVEQLKLENQICFPFYAISRLIIRAYQPHLDSLGITYPQFLVMLVLWEYEKQSVNQITEKLILNTNTITPLLKRMEQMDLITRSKSQEDERKVLVSLTEKGKKLEEKAACIPDELLAKLAGADVKREDFSEMKDQLNHWISLIKSA, encoded by the coding sequence ATGGTAGAACAACTCAAACTAGAAAATCAAATTTGTTTTCCATTCTATGCCATTTCTCGATTAATCATAAGGGCTTATCAGCCACATTTGGATTCTTTGGGTATTACCTATCCACAATTTTTGGTGATGTTGGTTCTTTGGGAGTATGAAAAACAATCAGTCAATCAAATCACTGAAAAATTAATTCTAAATACAAATACAATTACTCCACTTTTAAAAAGAATGGAGCAAATGGATTTGATAACTAGATCAAAATCCCAAGAGGATGAAAGAAAAGTTCTGGTTAGTTTGACCGAAAAAGGCAAAAAATTGGAAGAGAAAGCCGCTTGTATTCCTGATGAATTGCTAGCCAAATTAGCAGGTGCAGATGTCAAAAGAGAAGATTTCAGCGAAATGAAAGATCAACTCAATCACTGGATTTCATTGATTAAATCTGCTTAG
- a CDS encoding alkane 1-monooxygenase, translated as MKDLKYLFAYSIPLSAYLALQWLGWWSWATVILAFVIFPVFDAVYPASSKNHSESEEKKRLSNRFFDLLLYICAPICFLLVFLYFQTINNTILSLNETIGLTFSIGVVLGSLGINVAHELGHRNNKWEQFLAKVGLLPVFYQHFYIEHNRGHHKHVSTDSDPATAKKNEPIYQFYLRSVIGQYLNAWKLEFERLKKKELKSISWSNEMIRFSAYQIGYLILISLYYGIGVLPYALAIGVVGFLLLETINYIEHYGLQRKKLENGRYERVMPKHSWNSDHEMGRIVLFELTRHSDHHYLASRKYQILRHMDDSPQLPTGYPASMLLALFPPLWFRIMNPRLEKFNS; from the coding sequence ATGAAAGACCTCAAATACTTGTTTGCTTACTCCATCCCATTATCGGCTTATCTTGCATTACAATGGCTAGGTTGGTGGTCTTGGGCTACAGTAATTCTGGCTTTTGTAATTTTCCCTGTTTTTGATGCAGTGTACCCTGCCTCATCGAAAAATCACTCTGAGTCTGAAGAAAAGAAGCGTTTATCAAATAGATTTTTCGATTTACTGCTTTATATCTGTGCGCCAATCTGCTTTCTATTGGTTTTTCTATATTTTCAAACGATCAACAACACCATACTTTCTCTAAATGAAACCATAGGTTTAACCTTTAGCATTGGCGTTGTCCTAGGGTCTTTGGGAATCAATGTAGCTCACGAACTCGGTCATCGAAATAATAAATGGGAACAATTTCTCGCAAAAGTTGGCTTACTCCCAGTCTTTTATCAACATTTCTACATCGAGCATAATAGAGGACATCACAAACATGTTTCTACTGATTCTGATCCCGCAACAGCAAAAAAAAACGAACCCATTTATCAATTTTATTTGAGGTCTGTCATTGGGCAATATTTGAATGCTTGGAAACTGGAATTTGAAAGATTGAAGAAAAAGGAATTAAAAAGCATTTCATGGTCTAATGAAATGATCAGATTTTCGGCCTATCAAATCGGATACTTAATCTTAATAAGTTTGTATTATGGAATTGGAGTTTTACCTTATGCATTGGCAATTGGAGTAGTTGGCTTTTTACTTTTAGAAACAATCAACTACATCGAACATTATGGGCTACAAAGAAAAAAATTGGAGAACGGACGATACGAAAGAGTGATGCCAAAACACTCATGGAATTCAGATCATGAAATGGGAAGAATTGTTCTTTTTGAGTTAACTAGACATTCTGACCACCATTACCTAGCTTCAAGAAAATATCAAATCTTACGACATATGGATGATAGCCCTCAGCTACCTACAGGATATCCTGCTAGTATGCTTTTGGCCTTATTTCCTCCGCTATGGTTTAGAATAATGAATCCTCGATTGGAAAAATTCAATAGCTAG
- a CDS encoding type II toxin-antitoxin system VapB family antitoxin: protein MRTTIDIDQKLIDKILEKTNIKTKTEAVDVALKGF from the coding sequence ATGAGAACCACTATTGATATTGATCAAAAGCTAATTGATAAGATTCTTGAAAAGACGAATATCAAAACAAAAACGGAAGCGGTTGATGTGGCGCTGAAAGGATTCTAA
- the hutG gene encoding formimidoylglutamase, with protein MNFHKPTPQNIWKGRLSDEIQYWYQKVKCLETFLSENVNSKKKIALLGYAVDEGVRRNQGRVGTQFGPDEIRRTMGSMAYHLPESMEIQDFGTFWLDDSDLEGVQKTTQEAIGHLLENNYFPILLGGGHDLAFPHGMAAFHYCKSRNESLGIINLDAHFDLRDLVHDQGHSGSPFLQILNSAKNMNSSMKYFCLGIQKASNPSSLFETAKTTGTWWLENEACTISNWEVVQAQLEAFLSQVNKVYLSIDLDGFSSAYAPGVSAPSPMGFSPDFAMKVLEYVAKSKKLLCMDVVELNPKYDIDHCTAKLASRCIESTVRKMWE; from the coding sequence ATGAATTTTCACAAACCAACTCCTCAAAATATTTGGAAAGGACGTCTTTCTGATGAAATTCAATATTGGTATCAGAAAGTAAAATGTTTAGAGACATTTTTGTCAGAAAATGTGAATTCTAAAAAGAAAATCGCACTGCTTGGATATGCTGTAGATGAAGGGGTTCGACGGAATCAAGGACGGGTTGGCACTCAGTTTGGTCCTGATGAAATCAGAAGGACTATGGGATCAATGGCTTATCATTTACCCGAATCAATGGAAATTCAAGATTTTGGCACTTTTTGGCTTGATGATTCAGATTTGGAAGGTGTACAAAAAACAACTCAAGAGGCAATCGGTCATCTCTTAGAAAATAATTACTTCCCAATCTTACTAGGAGGAGGACATGACCTTGCTTTTCCACATGGCATGGCAGCATTTCACTACTGCAAGTCTAGAAATGAATCTCTTGGAATCATCAATTTAGATGCCCATTTTGATTTACGTGATTTAGTACACGATCAAGGCCATTCAGGCTCTCCATTTTTACAAATCTTAAATTCAGCAAAGAATATGAATTCCTCAATGAAATACTTTTGCTTAGGAATACAAAAAGCTTCCAATCCATCATCTTTATTCGAAACAGCCAAAACCACTGGGACGTGGTGGTTAGAAAATGAAGCTTGCACGATATCAAACTGGGAAGTAGTTCAAGCACAATTGGAAGCATTTCTTTCCCAAGTAAACAAAGTTTATTTGAGTATAGATCTAGATGGCTTTTCATCTGCTTATGCCCCAGGAGTAAGTGCTCCTTCTCCTATGGGATTCTCTCCAGATTTCGCAATGAAGGTTTTAGAATATGTAGCAAAAAGCAAGAAATTATTGTGTATGGATGTAGTCGAACTTAATCCGAAATATGATATTGATCATTGTACAGCTAAACTTGCTTCTAGATGTATTGAGAGTACTGTTAGAAAAATGTGGGAATGA
- a CDS encoding glutathione peroxidase yields the protein MENKFYEFTAEDIKGQLIDMSQYKGKTVLVVNTASKCGLTPQFEGLEKLNKKYSEKGFVVLGFPCSQFANQELSSEDQISEFCEINYGVTFQMFSKIDVNGDQAHPIFKFLKSKLKGGILGSKIKWNFTKFLIDSDGKPVKRFSPFTQPESIEKDIVKLLKRNKAKV from the coding sequence ATGGAAAATAAATTTTATGAATTTACTGCTGAGGATATCAAAGGGCAGTTGATAGATATGTCTCAGTATAAAGGGAAAACAGTCTTGGTGGTCAACACAGCGAGTAAATGTGGTCTTACACCACAATTCGAAGGTTTGGAAAAGCTGAATAAAAAATATAGTGAGAAAGGCTTTGTAGTATTAGGGTTTCCCTGCAGTCAATTTGCAAATCAAGAGTTAAGCTCTGAAGATCAAATTTCAGAGTTTTGTGAAATTAATTACGGGGTAACTTTTCAAATGTTTTCTAAAATTGATGTTAATGGAGACCAAGCTCATCCAATTTTCAAATTTCTGAAGAGCAAATTGAAAGGAGGAATTTTAGGATCTAAGATAAAATGGAATTTCACCAAATTTTTGATTGATTCTGATGGAAAGCCGGTGAAGAGATTTTCACCTTTTACTCAGCCGGAGTCAATAGAGAAGGATATAGTAAAATTGCTCAAGAGAAATAAAGCAAAAGTGTAA
- a CDS encoding helix-turn-helix domain-containing protein: MPIIVNLDVMMAKRKMSLNELSEKVDITLSNLSILKTGKAKAIRFSTLDAICQVLECQPGDILEFAEN, translated from the coding sequence ATGCCAATAATTGTAAATCTAGATGTCATGATGGCAAAAAGAAAAATGTCGCTCAATGAGCTCTCAGAGAAAGTAGATATCACGCTATCCAATCTTTCTATTTTAAAAACTGGCAAAGCGAAAGCTATTCGATTTAGTACTCTAGATGCAATTTGCCAAGTCTTAGAATGTCAACCTGGAGATATCCTAGAGTTTGCAGAGAATTGA
- a CDS encoding valine--tRNA ligase: protein MSLATKYNPEAAESKWYAYWMENNFFSSKVDHEKEPYTIVIPPPNVTGVLHMGHMLNNTIQDVLVRKARMEGKNACWVPGTDHASIATEAKVVAMLKERGIDKKSLSREEFLAYAYEWKEKYGGIILEQLKKLGASCDWDRTKFTMDADLSEAVISVFIDLYNKGKIYRGIRMVNWDPVGKTALSDDEVITKEIQSKLYYIKYKIEGSEDFLTIATTRPETIMADVAICINPNDPRFAHLNGKKAIIPLINRAIPIIEDDYVDMEFGTGCLKVTPAHDINDYELGIKHKLEVIDILNDNGTLNEKAQILVGEDRFIARKRIGKMLDEIGQLDKIEEYKSNVGHSERTDAVVEPKLSLQWFLKMDDITKPALSSVMEDVIQLHPPKFKNMYRSWMENVRDWCISRQLWWGHQIPAYYLPNGEFVVAKTKEEAVDIANDKFGTAYSLNDLTQDEDVLDTWFSSWLWPISVFDSEVFRTGEKNEDLKYYYPTNDLVTAPEILFFWVARMIIAGYEYTGEKPFKNVYLTGIVRDKQGRKMSKSLGNSPDPLELIKQFGADGVRTGMLFSSPAGNDLPFDEKLVEQGRNFSNKIWNAFRLVSGWEIDSSLNGESNQAAITWFENRFNEALTEIEDHFEKFRISDALMATYKLVWDDFCSWYLEMIKPAYQAPIDPATQAKTIGFFEDILRILHPFMPFLTEELWHQIKERDTSEALIVSAWPKAKLFDKQIITEAAQVFEVVSQIRNIRASKGISPKEAFSLTIKTKQEDLYNRFDAVLKKLANLDEVTFGDSIDNSVSFVVKADECFIPMEGQVNLEEERENITKELAYTKGFLTSVLKKLSNERFVAGAPAAVIENERKKQADAESKIKALEEALSKLG from the coding sequence ATGTCATTAGCTACAAAATATAATCCTGAAGCAGCAGAATCTAAGTGGTATGCCTATTGGATGGAAAATAATTTTTTTTCCTCCAAAGTAGATCACGAAAAAGAACCCTACACCATTGTTATCCCACCTCCAAATGTCACCGGTGTACTTCACATGGGTCACATGCTTAACAATACCATTCAGGATGTTTTGGTTCGAAAAGCTAGAATGGAAGGCAAAAACGCATGTTGGGTTCCTGGAACAGACCATGCTTCTATTGCTACAGAAGCGAAAGTGGTCGCCATGCTCAAAGAAAGAGGAATAGATAAAAAATCACTTTCTCGTGAGGAATTTCTTGCTTATGCATACGAATGGAAAGAGAAATATGGTGGAATTATCCTAGAGCAACTCAAGAAATTAGGTGCTTCATGTGATTGGGATAGAACCAAGTTCACCATGGATGCTGACTTGAGTGAAGCCGTAATCTCGGTCTTCATTGACCTTTATAATAAAGGTAAAATCTACCGTGGAATACGAATGGTAAACTGGGATCCTGTTGGGAAAACTGCTTTGTCAGATGATGAAGTAATCACCAAAGAAATTCAGTCTAAGTTATATTATATCAAATACAAAATCGAAGGAAGTGAAGATTTCTTGACTATTGCTACAACTCGACCTGAGACCATCATGGCCGATGTCGCAATTTGCATCAATCCAAACGATCCTAGATTCGCTCACTTAAATGGTAAAAAAGCGATCATTCCGCTAATTAACCGAGCGATTCCAATTATTGAAGATGACTATGTTGACATGGAATTTGGTACAGGTTGTTTGAAAGTAACTCCAGCTCATGATATCAATGATTATGAATTAGGTATCAAGCATAAACTTGAAGTGATTGATATTTTAAATGATAATGGCACTCTCAATGAAAAAGCTCAAATTCTTGTTGGTGAAGATAGATTTATAGCCAGAAAGAGAATTGGGAAAATGCTGGATGAAATCGGTCAATTGGATAAGATTGAAGAATACAAATCTAATGTTGGTCATTCTGAAAGAACTGATGCAGTCGTAGAGCCTAAGCTTTCCTTGCAATGGTTCTTGAAAATGGACGACATCACCAAACCTGCATTGAGTTCGGTGATGGAAGATGTAATCCAACTTCATCCACCAAAATTCAAAAACATGTATCGCTCATGGATGGAAAATGTAAGGGACTGGTGCATTTCTCGTCAACTTTGGTGGGGACATCAGATTCCCGCATATTACCTTCCAAATGGAGAATTTGTAGTAGCAAAAACGAAAGAAGAGGCTGTTGATATCGCAAATGACAAATTTGGGACAGCGTATTCGCTGAATGACCTGACTCAAGACGAAGATGTGCTTGACACTTGGTTCTCTTCATGGCTATGGCCTATCTCTGTATTTGATTCCGAAGTATTCAGAACAGGAGAGAAAAATGAAGACTTGAAGTACTATTATCCAACCAATGATTTGGTGACAGCTCCTGAGATTTTATTCTTCTGGGTTGCTAGGATGATCATTGCGGGATATGAATATACAGGAGAAAAACCTTTTAAAAATGTCTATCTCACAGGAATAGTTAGAGATAAGCAAGGAAGAAAAATGTCCAAGTCTTTAGGTAATTCTCCAGATCCTTTGGAGCTGATCAAACAATTTGGTGCTGATGGTGTACGCACAGGAATGCTTTTCTCCTCTCCTGCTGGAAATGATCTTCCTTTCGATGAGAAATTGGTTGAACAAGGTCGTAATTTCTCAAATAAAATTTGGAATGCTTTTAGACTGGTAAGTGGATGGGAGATTGATTCGAGTCTTAATGGTGAAAGCAATCAAGCAGCAATCACTTGGTTCGAAAATCGATTCAATGAAGCCTTGACAGAAATCGAAGATCACTTTGAGAAATTCAGAATCTCTGATGCCCTCATGGCAACTTATAAGTTGGTTTGGGATGATTTCTGTTCTTGGTATTTGGAAATGATCAAACCCGCCTACCAAGCTCCAATCGATCCTGCAACTCAAGCGAAGACCATCGGATTCTTTGAAGATATTCTTAGGATCTTGCATCCATTTATGCCTTTTTTGACAGAAGAACTTTGGCATCAAATCAAAGAAAGGGACACATCAGAAGCATTAATAGTATCTGCTTGGCCAAAAGCAAAATTATTTGATAAGCAAATCATCACAGAAGCAGCACAGGTATTTGAAGTTGTCTCTCAGATAAGGAATATTCGTGCTTCCAAAGGAATTTCGCCAAAAGAGGCATTCTCGCTGACGATCAAAACCAAACAAGAAGATCTTTACAATAGATTTGATGCTGTTTTGAAAAAATTAGCGAATCTTGATGAGGTGACATTTGGTGATTCTATTGACAATTCAGTAAGCTTTGTGGTCAAAGCTGACGAATGCTTCATCCCAATGGAAGGACAAGTCAATCTTGAGGAAGAGAGAGAAAATATCACAAAAGAATTAGCATATACCAAAGGTTTTCTAACTTCTGTTTTAAAAAAGCTCAGTAATGAACGATTTGTAGCAGGAGCACCTGCAGCTGTGATCGAAAATGAAAGAAAAAAACAAGCGGATGCAGAGTCTAAAATCAAAGCCCTGGAAGAAGCTCTTTCCAAGCTTGGTTAA